A single window of Zea mays cultivar B73 chromosome 10, Zm-B73-REFERENCE-NAM-5.0, whole genome shotgun sequence DNA harbors:
- the LOC103641612 gene encoding desiccation-related protein PCC13-62: protein MGAPAPSVAVVAAVVVCLCGAFARAQDMDNEWARPPYRGFFGGPGSLLPQSDVDLLEFPLNLEYLETEFFCWAALGYGLDAIDANLTGGGPPSIGGQSASLTPFIRDVATQFCYQEVGHLRAIKQTVRGFPRPLLDISAANFGKIIEQALNATLDPPFNPYENSVNFLVASYIIPYVGLTGYVGANPRLFTPQARKLLAGLLAVESAQDAVIRTLLYERGMARVAGYAVGVAEVTAHISDLRNSLGRRGVKDEGLVVAAELGPEGLTVGNVIAGDHLSLAYDRTPEEILGIVYGTGNPAQHGGFFPQGADGRIARGLLA from the exons ATGGGTGCACCGGCGCCGTCCgtcgccgtggtcgccgcggtGGTGGTTTGCCTGTGCGGCGCCTTTGCGCGCGCGCAGGACATGGACAACGAGTGGGCGCGGCCGCCGTACCGCGGCTTCTTCGGCGGCCCCGGGTCGCTGCTGCCGCAGTCGGACGTGGACCTGCTGGAGTTCCCGCTGAACCTGGAGTACCTGGAGACGGAGTTCTTCTGCTGGGCCGCTCTGGGGTACGGCCTCGACGCCATCGACGCCAACCTCACCGGCGGCGGGCCGCCCTCCATCGGCGGCCAGTCCGCCTCCCTCACCCCGTTCATCCGCGACGTCGCCACCCAGTTCTGCTACCAAGAAGTCGGGCACCTCAG GGCAATCAAGCAGACGGTGAGGGGCTTCCCGCGGCCGTTGCTGGACATCAGCGCGGCCAACTTCGGCAAGATCATCGAGCAGGCGCTGAACGCGACGCTGGACCCGCCCTTCAACCCCTACGAGAACAGCGTCAACTTCCTCGTCGCCTCCTACATCATCCCCTACGTCGGCCTCACCGGCTACGTCGGCGCCAACCCCAGGCTCTTCACCCCTCAGGCCAGAAAG CTGCTGGCGGGGCTGCTGGCGGTGGAGTCAGCGCAGGACGCGGTGATCCGGACGCTGCTGTACGAGCGCGGGATGGCGCGTGTGGCGGGCTACGCCGTCGGGGTGGCGGAGGTCACGGCGCACATCTCGGACCTCAGGAACTCGCTGGGGAGGAGGGGCGTCAAGGACGAGGGCCTGGTggtggcggccgagctggggcccgagGGGCTCACCGTGGGGAACGTCATCGCCGGTGACCATCTTTCGCTCGCCTACGACcgcacgcccgaggagatcctcggcATCGTCTACGGCACCGGCAACCCCGCTCAGCACGGCGGGTTCTTTCCCCAGGGCGCCGACGGCCGCATCGCCAGGGGGCTCCTCGCGTAG